The DNA window AGGCGATCGTGAACGAGTAGATCGCGATCGAGACGGAGAACTTGAACGGCTTCATCCAGATCGGCGCGCCGGTGAGAACGCGGTCGTCGAACGCGAGCCCGCCGAGGCAGACGACGCCGACGAGGACGGACGCCGCCGTCAGGACGAGCAGCGGCCGATGCCAACCGGCCAGTCGTTCCCTCATGGAACCCTCCCAGGTCAAGCCCCGTGTTCATCAGAATGGATAGTAGCACTATCCGCTATCCATTCGTCTAGACTGGATCCCATGCGTATTGCCGAGCTGAGCCGCAGGACCGCGGTGCCGGTGCCGACGATCAAGTACTACGTACGGGAAGGCCTGGTGCCGCGCGGCGAGCTCACCAGCCGCAACCAGGCGACGTACGACGAACGGCACGAACGGCGGATCCGCCTCGTCCGCGCGCTGATCGACATCGGCGGCCTGTCGATCGCGACGACGCGCGACCTGCTGGGGCAGCTCGACAATCCCGAGGCCTCGGTCGACAGCCTCCTCGGCCGGACGATGCTCAACCTGAACCCTTCGCGGGAACGGGTGGACGACGAGACCCGGGCGGACGCGGCGGCCCGGGTCCAGAAGCTCGTGCACAGCCGCGGCTGGCGGATCGACGCGCACGACCCGACGTTCGACGTGTTGATCGACCTGGTGGCGGCGATGCGCGCGCTCGGCGAGGACGACCTGCTGGAGATCCTGGACACGTACGCCGAGGCGGCGGAGAAGGTCGCGGCGATCGACCTGGCTGTCGTGTCGCGGCGCAAGGACCTCGAGTCGATCATCGACGGCGCCGTCGTGGGCACCGTCCTGGGCGGCTCGATGCTGTTGGCGCTGCGCCGGCTGGCCCATATCGATGCCTCTGGCCGGGTGTTCCGGCCCGAGTCCTAGACTGGGTCGCGTCGGCTTGTTAGCGAGTTGTTAGAGCCCCCCGGAAAGCTGTCCCACATTAAGGACAGGACCAGATGGGGAGGCCGAACGTGGCACTATCGCACCCGACCGAGTACGACGTTCCCCGGCTGACCAATCGCGAGCTCAGCATCCTGGAACTCGCGGCCTACGGACACTCCAACGACGAGATCGCCCACGAGTTGTACCTGAGCCGGCAGACCGTGGCGCACCGGCTGAGCGACGCGTTCCGCAAGCTCCAGGCCCGTACCCGCGCCGACGCGATCGCCCGGGCGTACGTCTTCGGGCTGCTCGAGCCCTTCACCTGGCCGCCGCGACTGACCGGCCGGACCCACATCGACTGACCGGCTCAGCCGGCCAGGACGCGCTTCGCGTTCGCCACCTTGGTAGCGGTGGACTTGGTGAGGCGATCGAGTTGAACGGCGTTCTGCTCGATCGCCTTGC is part of the Tenggerimyces flavus genome and encodes:
- a CDS encoding helix-turn-helix domain-containing protein, with amino-acid sequence MALSHPTEYDVPRLTNRELSILELAAYGHSNDEIAHELYLSRQTVAHRLSDAFRKLQARTRADAIARAYVFGLLEPFTWPPRLTGRTHID
- a CDS encoding MerR family transcriptional regulator encodes the protein MRIAELSRRTAVPVPTIKYYVREGLVPRGELTSRNQATYDERHERRIRLVRALIDIGGLSIATTRDLLGQLDNPEASVDSLLGRTMLNLNPSRERVDDETRADAAARVQKLVHSRGWRIDAHDPTFDVLIDLVAAMRALGEDDLLEILDTYAEAAEKVAAIDLAVVSRRKDLESIIDGAVVGTVLGGSMLLALRRLAHIDASGRVFRPES